A single genomic interval of Fusobacterium sp. IOR10 harbors:
- a CDS encoding enoyl-CoA hydratase-related protein encodes MEFVTYEQEGFIGVVTINRPKALNALNTEVLELLNKVVDAVDLEKTRALILTGAGAKSFVAGADISEMSLLSKAEGENFGKIGNDVFRKIETFPIPVIAAVNGFALGGGCELSLSCDIRICSENALFGQPEVGLGITPGFGGTQRLARVVGIGKAKEMIYTASNIKAEEAYRIGLVNKVCSADELLDEAKKIAKKIVRNAPIAVRASKKAINDGISLDMDNAIVIEEKLFGSCFETEDQKNGMKAFLEKRKVEGFTNK; translated from the coding sequence ATGGAATTTGTTACATATGAGCAAGAGGGTTTTATAGGGGTAGTTACAATTAATCGTCCTAAAGCTTTAAATGCTTTAAATACTGAAGTTTTAGAATTACTAAATAAAGTTGTGGATGCTGTGGATTTGGAAAAAACAAGAGCTCTTATTTTAACAGGAGCAGGAGCTAAATCTTTTGTTGCAGGAGCAGACATTTCTGAAATGAGTTTATTGAGCAAAGCAGAAGGAGAAAATTTTGGAAAAATAGGAAACGATGTTTTTAGAAAAATAGAAACATTTCCGATTCCAGTAATAGCAGCTGTTAATGGATTCGCTCTTGGTGGAGGTTGTGAATTATCATTAAGCTGTGATATAAGAATTTGTTCTGAAAATGCCTTATTTGGTCAACCTGAAGTAGGTTTAGGAATAACTCCAGGATTTGGTGGAACTCAAAGGTTAGCTAGAGTTGTTGGTATAGGAAAGGCAAAAGAGATGATATATACAGCTTCTAATATAAAAGCTGAAGAAGCTTATAGAATAGGGTTAGTTAATAAAGTTTGTTCTGCTGATGAATTGTTAGATGAAGCAAAAAAAATAGCAAAAAAAATAGTCAGAAATGCTCCAATAGCTGTTAGAGCTTCTAAAAAAGCTATAAATGATGGAATTTCATTGGACATGGATAATGCTATCGTTATAGAAGAAAAACTATTTGGAAGTTGTTTTGAAACTGAAGATCAAAAAAATGGAATGAAGGCCTTTTTAGAAAAAAGAAAAGTGGAAGGTTTTACAAACAAATAA
- a CDS encoding acetyl-CoA C-acetyltransferase, producing MSKVYLVEAKRTAVGSFLGSLKDVAPGDLGAHIVKAIIDETKIDPAKLDEVVMGNVLHAGHKQGIGRQSSIKAGVPQEVPGYSINMICGSGLKSVYLAYCEIKCGQSNLILAGGVESMSQAGFVLPAKARTGVKMGDLKLIDHMISDALTDAFHGYHMGITAENIVEKYNISREEQDAFAYESQRRAIAAVDSGRFDDEIVPIEVKVGKKETKMFARDEHPNRKSTPERLAKLRPAFKKDGSVTAGNASGINDGASAVLLASEEALKENNLTAKAEVFAVGQGGVDPAIMGMGPVAAIRDVIKKSGLKLKDIELFELNEAFASQSLGVLREVCKEHDVTKEWMLERTNVNGGAIAIGHPVGCSGNRILVTLLYEMEKRDLTYGLATLCIGGGMSVAVILKRAK from the coding sequence ATGTCAAAAGTATACTTAGTAGAAGCGAAAAGAACAGCAGTTGGAAGTTTTCTAGGAAGTCTTAAAGATGTAGCACCAGGGGATTTAGGGGCTCATATAGTAAAAGCAATAATAGATGAAACTAAAATAGATCCTGCAAAACTTGATGAAGTTGTTATGGGAAATGTTTTACATGCAGGACATAAACAAGGAATAGGAAGACAATCATCAATAAAAGCTGGAGTTCCTCAAGAAGTTCCAGGATATTCAATTAATATGATTTGTGGTTCTGGATTAAAATCAGTTTATTTAGCTTATTGCGAAATTAAATGTGGACAATCTAATTTAATTTTAGCTGGTGGAGTAGAATCAATGTCTCAAGCTGGATTTGTTCTACCTGCAAAAGCAAGAACTGGTGTTAAAATGGGAGATTTAAAATTAATTGATCACATGATTTCAGATGCATTAACAGATGCATTCCACGGATATCACATGGGAATAACAGCTGAAAACATAGTAGAAAAATATAATATTTCTAGAGAAGAACAAGATGCATTTGCATATGAATCTCAAAGAAGAGCTATAGCAGCAGTTGATTCTGGAAGATTTGACGATGAAATAGTTCCAATAGAAGTTAAAGTAGGAAAAAAAGAAACAAAAATGTTTGCAAGAGATGAACATCCAAATAGAAAATCTACACCAGAAAGACTAGCTAAATTAAGACCAGCATTTAAGAAAGATGGAAGTGTAACAGCAGGGAATGCTTCTGGAATAAATGATGGGGCATCAGCAGTATTATTAGCTTCTGAAGAAGCTTTAAAAGAAAATAACTTAACTGCAAAAGCAGAAGTATTTGCAGTTGGACAAGGTGGAGTAGATCCTGCAATTATGGGAATGGGACCAGTTGCAGCAATAAGAGACGTAATTAAAAAATCTGGTTTAAAACTTAAAGACATAGAATTATTTGAATTAAATGAAGCCTTTGCATCTCAATCTTTAGGAGTTTTAAGAGAAGTTTGTAAAGAACATGATGTAACTAAAGAATGGATGCTTGAAAGAACTAATGTAAATGGTGGAGCAATAGCAATAGGTCATCCAGTTGGATGTTCAGGAAATAGAATTCTAGTAACTCTATTATATGAAATGGAAAAAAGAGATCTTACTTATGGATTAGCAACTTTATGTATAGGTGGAGGAATGTCAGTAGCAGTAATTTTAAAAAGAGCTAAATAG
- a CDS encoding type II secretion system protein GspD has product MEQTNIKNRDFKKQNDDFIIRKVKINNLKEIDINELLQEKKNMVNISKNLKENIVYISGKEEKVNKIKKYLNSIDNNNRQVRITAKIIDVTENLFEKLGFSWIYDENINFENNKLGFKILDNNGMVGIDKSYSTFASLLKTFKNDKEFLKFSLDLLQTTQDLKITSVPSIVTVNGEIGEIKITEEKIVGQEKEETENNKITYYPIFKEAGIVLRVIPEIMSEELINLKLEIESSDFKSSNLDSVNLNEGSKISRILKTTLKVKEGNEILIGGLKKEVLKKSINKVPIISSIPLVGNLFKYKSKEREKVDLYIKLKVDIIKNQNKY; this is encoded by the coding sequence ATGGAACAAACAAATATAAAAAATAGAGATTTTAAGAAACAAAATGATGATTTTATAATCAGAAAAGTCAAGATTAATAATTTAAAAGAAATAGATATTAATGAATTATTGCAGGAAAAAAAGAATATGGTAAATATTAGTAAAAATTTAAAAGAAAATATAGTTTATATAAGTGGAAAGGAAGAAAAAGTAAATAAGATAAAAAAATATTTAAATAGTATAGATAATAACAATAGGCAAGTTAGAATAACTGCAAAAATAATTGATGTTACAGAAAATTTATTTGAAAAACTAGGCTTTTCATGGATATATGATGAGAATATAAACTTTGAAAATAATAAATTAGGTTTTAAAATTTTAGATAATAATGGAATGGTAGGTATAGATAAATCTTATTCAACCTTTGCTAGTTTACTAAAGACCTTTAAAAATGATAAGGAGTTTTTAAAATTTAGTTTAGATTTATTACAGACAACGCAAGATTTAAAAATAACTTCTGTTCCAAGCATAGTAACTGTTAATGGGGAAATTGGTGAGATAAAAATAACTGAGGAAAAAATAGTAGGGCAAGAAAAAGAAGAAACAGAAAACAATAAAATAACCTATTATCCTATCTTTAAAGAAGCTGGAATAGTTTTGAGAGTCATTCCAGAAATTATGAGTGAAGAATTAATTAATTTAAAATTAGAGATTGAATCTAGTGATTTTAAATCAAGTAATTTAGATAGTGTAAATTTAAATGAAGGGTCTAAAATTTCAAGGATACTAAAAACCACTCTAAAAGTAAAAGAAGGAAATGAGATATTAATAGGAGGATTAAAAAAAGAAGTGCTTAAAAAAAGTATAAACAAAGTTCCGATTATTTCTTCAATACCACTAGTAGGAAATTTATTCAAATATAAATCAAAGGAAAGGGAAAAAGTAGATTTATATATAAAACTGAAGGTAGATATAATTAAAAATCAGAATAAGTATTGA
- the ispF gene encoding 2-C-methyl-D-erythritol 2,4-cyclodiphosphate synthase, which yields MIRIGNGYDVHKLVIGRKLILGGIEIPYEKGLLGHSDADVLIHAIIDAILGALALGDIGQHFPDDDNKYLNIDSLVLLKKTKELMNEKNYKIGNLDSIIIAQRPKLKNYLNIMRKNISEVLDVDISKISIKATTEENLGFTGREEGIKSYCVVILKKDKL from the coding sequence ATGATTAGAATAGGAAATGGATATGATGTACATAAATTAGTAATTGGAAGAAAATTAATTTTAGGGGGAATTGAAATTCCTTATGAGAAAGGACTTTTAGGACACTCAGATGCAGATGTGTTAATTCATGCTATTATTGATGCTATATTAGGAGCCTTAGCTTTAGGAGATATAGGACAGCACTTTCCAGATGATGATAATAAATATTTAAATATAGATAGTTTAGTTTTATTAAAAAAAACAAAAGAATTAATGAATGAAAAAAATTATAAAATAGGGAATTTAGATTCTATTATTATAGCTCAAAGACCGAAATTGAAGAATTATTTAAATATTATGAGAAAAAATATATCTGAAGTTTTAGATGTAGATATATCTAAGATAAGTATAAAAGCAACAACAGAAGAAAACCTTGGATTTACAGGAAGAGAAGAAGGAATAAAGAGTTATTGTGTTGTCATATTAAAAAAAGATAAGTTATAA
- a CDS encoding acyl-CoA dehydrogenase, which produces MEFNIPKTHELFRQMIREFAEKEVKPLAAEVDEEERFPTETVKKMAEIGIMGIPVPKEYGGAGGDNLMYAMAVEELSRVCGTTGVIVSAHTSLGLWPILHFGTEEQKQKYVPKMAKGEWIGAFGLTEPNAGTDAAGQQTTAHLDPETNEWIINGSKIFITNAGYADVYVIFAMTDRSKGLKGISSFIIEKGTPGFSIGKKEKKLGIRGSATCELIFEDVRLPHENLLGKEGKGFKIAMMTLDGGRIGIASQALGLAQGALDEVVAYTKERKQFGRAIAKFQNTQFQIADMEVKVEASRLFVYKAAWKESAGLPYSVDAARAKLFAAETAMEVTTKAVQFHGGYGYTREYPVERMMRDAKITEIYEGTSEVQRMVIAGNLFR; this is translated from the coding sequence ATGGAATTCAATATACCTAAAACACATGAACTTTTCAGACAAATGATAAGAGAATTTGCTGAAAAAGAAGTAAAACCTTTGGCTGCTGAAGTAGACGAAGAGGAAAGATTCCCAACTGAAACTGTTAAAAAAATGGCAGAAATAGGAATAATGGGAATACCAGTTCCAAAAGAATATGGAGGAGCAGGTGGAGATAACCTAATGTACGCAATGGCTGTTGAAGAATTATCAAGAGTTTGCGGAACAACAGGAGTTATAGTATCAGCTCATACATCTTTAGGATTATGGCCAATATTACATTTTGGTACAGAAGAACAAAAACAAAAATACGTTCCTAAAATGGCAAAAGGGGAATGGATTGGAGCTTTTGGATTAACTGAACCTAATGCAGGTACAGATGCTGCAGGGCAACAAACTACAGCTCACTTAGATCCCGAAACAAATGAATGGATAATTAACGGATCAAAAATATTCATAACAAATGCAGGATATGCAGACGTTTATGTTATTTTTGCTATGACAGATAGATCTAAAGGACTTAAAGGAATTTCTTCTTTCATTATTGAAAAGGGAACTCCAGGATTCTCAATTGGTAAAAAAGAGAAAAAATTAGGAATAAGAGGATCTGCAACTTGTGAATTAATATTTGAAGATGTTAGATTACCACATGAAAACTTATTAGGAAAAGAAGGAAAAGGATTTAAAATTGCTATGATGACTCTTGATGGAGGAAGAATAGGGATAGCTTCTCAAGCTTTAGGATTAGCTCAAGGAGCTTTAGATGAAGTTGTAGCTTATACTAAAGAAAGAAAACAATTTGGAAGAGCTATAGCTAAATTCCAAAATACTCAATTCCAAATCGCTGATATGGAAGTAAAAGTAGAAGCTTCAAGATTATTTGTTTATAAAGCAGCTTGGAAAGAAAGTGCAGGATTACCATATAGTGTAGACGCAGCAAGAGCTAAATTATTTGCAGCTGAAACAGCTATGGAAGTAACTACAAAAGCTGTACAATTCCATGGTGGATACGGATATACAAGAGAATATCCAGTTGAAAGAATGATGAGAGATGCTAAAATAACTGAAATCTATGAAGGAACTTCTGAAGTTCAAAGAATGGTAATAGCAGGAAATTTATTTAGATAA
- a CDS encoding prealbumin-like fold domain-containing protein: MKLISKVLFILITQLLLASPNLIEKTKEISYLKEENNIKVKDFCMKLTSKSNIVIIPDANIENEKISIEKSAKDRSIYDILKICCYKYHYIIEEKNKYIYITKESLKNSSEGMVIGSVYDKKYNTNLSGVEINIVGEKYKKYISDENGKFILDNIPYGIYFISLKKMVI, encoded by the coding sequence ATGAAGTTGATAAGCAAAGTATTATTTATATTAATAACACAATTATTATTAGCAAGTCCCAATTTAATAGAAAAGACGAAAGAAATAAGTTATTTAAAAGAAGAAAACAATATAAAAGTAAAAGATTTTTGTATGAAATTAACCTCTAAATCAAATATAGTAATTATACCAGACGCTAATATAGAAAATGAAAAAATTAGCATAGAAAAAAGTGCTAAAGATAGAAGTATTTATGATATATTAAAAATATGTTGTTATAAATATCATTATATTATAGAAGAGAAAAATAAATATATATACATAACAAAAGAATCACTAAAGAATAGTAGTGAAGGGATGGTTATAGGAAGTGTATATGATAAAAAATATAATACTAATTTATCCGGTGTTGAAATCAATATAGTTGGAGAAAAATACAAAAAATATATTTCTGATGAGAATGGTAAATTTATATTAGATAATATTCCATATGGAATATATTTTATTTCTTTAAAAAAAATGGTTATATAA
- a CDS encoding 3-hydroxybutyryl-CoA dehydrogenase, whose protein sequence is MKIGVIGAGTMGSGIAQTFAQANGCEVMLCDINEEFAAKGKAKIAKGLERKVSKGKMEASVVNEILERISTGTKEICKDCDLVIEAAIENMEIKRQTFRELDEICKDETIFATNTSSLSITEIGSGLKRPVIGMHFFNPVPVMKLVEVIAGLNTPKEIVEKIKEISEAIGKVPVQVDEAPGFVVNRILIPMINEAIGIYAEGVASVEGIDSAMKLGCNHPIGPLALGDLIGLDVCLAIMEVLYNEMGDTKYRPHPLLRKMVRGHKLGMKTGEGFYNYSK, encoded by the coding sequence ATGAAGATAGGTGTTATTGGAGCAGGAACAATGGGTTCAGGTATTGCACAAACATTTGCACAAGCTAATGGATGCGAAGTAATGTTATGTGATATTAATGAAGAGTTTGCAGCAAAAGGAAAAGCTAAAATAGCTAAAGGGTTAGAAAGAAAAGTTTCTAAAGGTAAAATGGAAGCATCTGTGGTAAATGAAATACTAGAAAGAATATCTACAGGAACAAAAGAAATCTGTAAAGATTGCGATTTAGTTATTGAAGCTGCTATTGAAAATATGGAAATAAAAAGACAAACTTTTAGAGAATTAGATGAAATTTGTAAGGATGAAACAATTTTCGCAACTAACACTTCATCATTATCAATAACTGAAATTGGATCAGGATTAAAAAGACCAGTAATAGGAATGCATTTCTTTAATCCAGTACCAGTAATGAAATTAGTAGAAGTAATAGCAGGACTAAATACTCCTAAAGAAATTGTTGAAAAAATAAAGGAAATTTCAGAAGCAATTGGAAAAGTTCCAGTTCAAGTTGATGAAGCTCCAGGATTTGTAGTTAATAGAATATTAATTCCAATGATAAACGAAGCTATAGGTATTTATGCTGAAGGTGTTGCAAGTGTTGAAGGTATAGATTCTGCAATGAAATTAGGTTGTAACCATCCAATCGGACCATTAGCTTTAGGGGATTTAATAGGATTAGATGTTTGTTTAGCTATAATGGAAGTTTTATACAATGAAATGGGAGACACAAAATATAGACCTCATCCATTATTAAGAAAAATGGTTCGTGGACATAAATTAGGAATGAAAACAGGAGAAGGTTTCTATAACTACTCAAAATAA
- a CDS encoding electron transfer flavoprotein subunit beta/FixA family protein, giving the protein MNIVVCIKQVPDTTEIKLDPVKGTLIRDGVPSIMNPDDKGGLEEALKLKEAYGAHITVITMGPPQADAVLREAYAMGVDRAILLTDRKFAGADTLATSNALAAALREIDYDLIIAGRQAIDGDTAQVGPQIAEHLGIPQISYLKELEYNDATKTIKVKRVVEDGYYLLEAELPALVTVLSEANQPRYMRVGNIVDAFDKEVEVWTTENVKIDAEKLGLKGSPTQVKKSFTKGAKQAGKVFNDLDTKQAVSLIVEKLKEKFVI; this is encoded by the coding sequence ATGAATATAGTAGTTTGTATAAAACAAGTTCCAGATACAACAGAAATAAAACTAGATCCAGTAAAAGGAACATTAATTAGAGACGGAGTTCCTAGTATAATGAACCCTGATGATAAAGGTGGACTAGAAGAAGCATTAAAATTAAAAGAAGCATATGGAGCTCATATAACAGTAATCACAATGGGACCTCCCCAAGCAGATGCAGTTTTAAGAGAAGCTTATGCTATGGGTGTTGATAGAGCAATACTATTAACAGATAGAAAATTTGCAGGGGCAGATACTTTAGCAACATCAAATGCTCTAGCAGCAGCTTTAAGAGAAATAGACTATGATTTAATTATAGCTGGAAGACAAGCTATTGATGGGGATACTGCTCAAGTAGGACCACAAATCGCAGAACATTTAGGAATACCTCAAATCTCTTATTTAAAAGAATTAGAGTATAACGATGCAACAAAAACAATTAAAGTTAAAAGAGTAGTAGAAGATGGATATTACTTATTAGAAGCTGAATTACCAGCACTAGTAACAGTATTGTCAGAAGCTAATCAACCTAGATATATGAGAGTTGGAAATATAGTTGATGCATTTGATAAAGAGGTTGAAGTTTGGACAACTGAAAATGTAAAAATAGATGCAGAAAAACTAGGATTAAAAGGTTCTCCAACACAAGTTAAAAAATCATTTACAAAAGGTGCAAAACAAGCAGGAAAAGTATTTAATGACTTAGATACAAAACAAGCTGTAAGTTTAATTGTAGAAAAACTAAAAGAAAAATTCGTTATATAG
- the rfaE1 gene encoding D-glycero-beta-D-manno-heptose-7-phosphate kinase codes for MNKNRFKAILSNFNKLKIAVVGDIMLDDYLIGSVERISPEAPVPVVLIKKEKFVLGGAGNVINNLSTLGVKTYCYGIIGDDIDGDKLLNSMEAKGVDISGIIKSTERPTIVKRRILGGNQQLLRIDWEDTSNIDRSLEDIIIKEIKENINKIDAIILSDYNKGVLTPRLSKEIIKLAKKNNKIVTVDPKPSNIKNYIGASSMTPNKKEAFLCLKDSNTKDIDEVGMKIRDILKLDNLLITRSEEGVSLYDENGITSIPTFAKEVFDVTGAGDTVISLYTLSRSAGATWEEAAKIANTAAGIVVGKIGTSTATKEEIIDFYNEIYGEVD; via the coding sequence ATGAATAAAAACAGATTCAAAGCAATACTTTCTAATTTTAATAAATTAAAAATTGCTGTTGTTGGGGATATAATGTTAGATGATTACCTAATTGGAAGTGTTGAAAGGATTTCACCTGAAGCACCAGTTCCTGTAGTTTTAATAAAAAAAGAAAAATTTGTATTAGGAGGGGCTGGAAACGTAATAAATAATTTATCAACACTAGGAGTGAAAACTTATTGTTATGGTATTATTGGAGATGATATAGATGGAGATAAGTTATTAAATTCAATGGAGGCAAAGGGAGTTGATATTTCTGGGATAATAAAGAGTACAGAAAGACCAACTATTGTTAAGAGGAGAATTTTAGGTGGAAATCAACAATTATTAAGAATTGATTGGGAAGATACTAGTAATATAGATAGGTCATTGGAAGATATAATTATTAAAGAAATAAAAGAAAATATTAATAAGATAGATGCTATAATTTTGTCAGATTATAATAAAGGTGTATTAACTCCAAGATTATCTAAAGAGATAATAAAATTGGCAAAAAAAAATAATAAAATAGTAACTGTTGATCCTAAACCTTCAAATATAAAAAATTATATAGGAGCATCTTCTATGACTCCTAACAAAAAGGAAGCTTTTTTATGTTTAAAAGATTCAAATACAAAAGATATAGATGAAGTTGGAATGAAAATTAGAGATATTTTAAAATTAGACAACTTACTAATTACAAGAAGTGAAGAGGGTGTTAGTTTATATGATGAAAATGGAATAACTAGTATACCTACTTTTGCAAAGGAAGTGTTTGATGTAACAGGTGCTGGGGATACAGTTATCTCTCTATATACTTTATCAAGATCAGCTGGTGCTACTTGGGAGGAAGCTGCTAAGATAGCAAATACAGCAGCAGGAATAGTAGTTGGGAAAATAGGAACATCAACTGCTACTAAAGAAGAGATAATAGATTTTTATAATGAAATATATGGAGAAGTAGATTAA